The following proteins are co-located in the Pseudomonas sp. ATCC 13867 genome:
- the nosR gene encoding transcriptional regulator NosR, whose product MFGVRNLFGTVLGWLLLMASLAAQGADLSDLERTRILQVFPQVDHIGEPEGEYGVRRLSQGDKLLGYAFQSIRVTRIPAYSGKPINVQVILDPQAVIRDSYVLEHHEPILLIGIPEEKLHAFTAGYSGLRADQRVAVGRSGDPQTVTVDAVAGATVTVMVVNEIIMRAARTVAVSLKLIKDDGQVRPKPAIVRDDAYQPASWSELLGNGAIRQLKLTRGQIDDAFKGTAAEKVGQAHDAQQREETFIDLYTALLDAPSIGRNLLGEKQYNELRESLKPGEHAVVVLGNGQYSFKGSGYVRGGIFDRVQVRQFGDILSFRDLDYQRLSDTYAEGMPHFAEMAIFIVRAAQRFDPGTPWDLELLVRRQTGPVDSLFTTFDLGYQTPESYLDRPQPTAAELEALADAKRPMWLRVWYQKSFQIGVLLSALGLLAVILFLQDNLTRRPQLLHWLRRGYLLFTLTYIGWYCLGQLSVVNVLTFVHSLFEGFRWELFLIDPVLFILWTFTAASILLWGRGVFCGWLCPFGALQELLNEAARKLKVPQYELPFAVHERLWAIKYIVLLVLFGLSLESLSTAERFAEVEPFKTAITLHFDRQWWFVAYVAVLLVINLFTRKVYCRYVCPLGAALAIPGKARLFDWLKRRKECGQPCQLCAKECEIQAIHPDGRINANECHYCLDCQMTYHNENKCPPLVNKRKKRGKRAAASDDDQLIAVQQI is encoded by the coding sequence ATGTTCGGCGTTCGCAATCTGTTCGGGACAGTGCTCGGTTGGCTGTTGCTCATGGCCAGTCTGGCCGCCCAAGGCGCCGACCTCAGCGACCTGGAACGAACCCGCATCCTGCAGGTGTTCCCCCAGGTCGACCACATCGGCGAACCCGAGGGGGAATACGGCGTACGGCGCCTGTCCCAGGGCGACAAGCTCCTCGGCTATGCCTTCCAGAGCATCCGCGTCACCCGCATTCCCGCGTATTCCGGCAAGCCGATCAACGTCCAGGTGATCCTCGATCCGCAGGCCGTGATCCGCGACAGCTACGTCCTCGAACACCATGAGCCGATCCTGCTGATCGGCATTCCCGAAGAGAAACTGCACGCCTTCACCGCCGGCTATTCCGGACTGCGCGCCGACCAGCGGGTCGCCGTGGGCCGTTCCGGCGATCCGCAGACCGTCACCGTGGATGCCGTGGCCGGCGCCACCGTGACCGTCATGGTGGTCAATGAGATCATCATGCGCGCCGCCCGCACCGTGGCGGTGTCGCTCAAGCTGATCAAGGACGACGGCCAGGTACGGCCCAAGCCGGCGATCGTCCGCGACGACGCCTATCAACCGGCGAGCTGGAGCGAGCTGCTGGGCAACGGCGCCATCCGCCAGCTGAAGCTGACCCGCGGACAGATCGACGACGCCTTCAAGGGCACCGCCGCCGAGAAGGTCGGCCAGGCCCACGATGCGCAGCAGCGCGAAGAAACCTTCATCGACCTTTATACCGCCCTGCTCGATGCGCCCAGCATCGGCCGCAACCTGCTGGGCGAGAAGCAGTACAACGAGCTGCGCGAATCGCTGAAACCCGGCGAGCATGCGGTCGTCGTGCTGGGCAACGGCCAGTATTCGTTCAAGGGCTCGGGCTACGTGCGCGGCGGCATCTTCGACCGGGTGCAGGTCCGCCAGTTCGGCGACATCCTCAGCTTCCGCGACCTCGACTACCAGCGCCTGTCGGACACCTACGCCGAGGGCATGCCGCACTTCGCCGAGATGGCGATCTTCATCGTCCGCGCCGCGCAGCGCTTCGACCCCGGCACCCCGTGGGACCTGGAACTGCTGGTGCGCCGCCAGACCGGCCCGGTGGACAGCCTGTTCACCACCTTCGACCTGGGCTACCAGACGCCCGAGTCCTATCTCGACCGGCCGCAGCCGACCGCCGCGGAACTGGAAGCGCTGGCAGACGCCAAGCGCCCGATGTGGCTGCGCGTCTGGTACCAGAAGAGCTTCCAGATCGGCGTGCTGCTCAGCGCCCTGGGGCTGCTCGCGGTGATCCTGTTCCTGCAGGACAACCTGACCCGCCGCCCGCAACTGCTGCACTGGCTGCGCCGCGGCTACCTGCTGTTCACCCTGACCTACATCGGCTGGTACTGCCTGGGGCAGCTCTCGGTGGTCAACGTGCTGACCTTCGTCCACTCGCTGTTCGAAGGCTTCCGCTGGGAACTGTTCCTCATCGACCCGGTGCTGTTCATCCTCTGGACCTTCACCGCCGCCAGCATCCTGCTCTGGGGCCGTGGCGTGTTCTGCGGCTGGCTGTGCCCGTTCGGGGCCCTGCAGGAGCTGCTCAACGAGGCCGCGCGCAAGCTGAAGGTTCCGCAGTACGAGCTGCCCTTCGCCGTCCACGAGCGGCTCTGGGCGATCAAGTACATCGTCCTGCTGGTGCTGTTCGGCCTCTCCCTGGAGTCGCTGTCCACCGCCGAGCGCTTCGCCGAGGTCGAGCCCTTCAAGACCGCCATCACCCTGCACTTCGACCGCCAGTGGTGGTTCGTGGCCTACGTGGCCGTGCTGCTGGTCATCAACCTGTTCACCCGCAAGGTCTATTGCCGCTACGTCTGCCCGCTGGGCGCCGCCCTGGCGATCCCCGGCAAGGCGCGCCTGTTCGACTGGCTCAAGCGGCGCAAGGAGTGCGGCCAGCCATGCCAGCTGTGCGCCAAGGAATGCGAGATCCAGGCCATCCATCCCGATGGCCGGATCAACGCCAACGAGTGCCACTACTGCCTCGACTGCCAGATGACCTACCACAACGAGAACAAGTGCCCGCCGCTGGTGAACAAGCGCAAGAAGCGCGGCAAGCGCGCGGCCGCCAGCGACGACGACCAGCTGATTGCGGTGCAACAGATCTGA
- a CDS encoding ABC transporter permease, protein MSPLWNIARKELADGLRNRWMLAISLLFALLAVGIAWLGAAASGQVGFTSLPSTLASLTSLATFLMPLIALLLAYDAIVGEEEGGTLMLLLTYPLGRGQLLLGKFLGHGLVLGLATLLGFSAAALAIAVLVPDIPLAQLLGSFGRFILSSCLLGWTFLAIAYAVSSRVSEKSTAAGLALGVWFFFVLLFDLALLALLVIGKGQFSANLLPWLLLLNPTDLYRLINLPGFGSELGGVLTLGRDLAVPPAALWLALCAWTLAALALAYALFRRRPI, encoded by the coding sequence ATGAGTCCGCTCTGGAACATCGCCCGCAAGGAGCTGGCCGATGGCTTGCGCAATCGCTGGATGCTCGCCATCAGCCTGCTGTTCGCCCTGCTCGCAGTCGGCATCGCCTGGCTGGGCGCCGCCGCCAGCGGCCAGGTCGGCTTCACCTCGCTGCCGTCCACGCTGGCCAGCCTGACCAGCCTGGCGACCTTCCTGATGCCGCTGATCGCCCTGCTGCTGGCCTACGACGCCATCGTCGGCGAGGAGGAAGGCGGTACGCTGATGCTGCTGCTGACCTACCCACTGGGCCGTGGCCAACTGCTGCTCGGGAAGTTCCTCGGGCACGGCCTGGTCCTGGGGCTTGCCACCCTGCTGGGCTTCTCCGCCGCCGCGCTGGCCATTGCCGTGCTGGTCCCGGACATCCCGCTGGCGCAGTTGCTGGGGTCCTTCGGCCGTTTCATCCTGTCGTCCTGCCTGCTCGGCTGGACCTTCCTGGCCATCGCCTACGCCGTGAGCAGCCGGGTCAGCGAGAAATCCACCGCCGCGGGCCTCGCGCTGGGCGTGTGGTTCTTCTTCGTGCTGCTGTTCGATCTGGCCCTGCTGGCCCTGCTGGTGATCGGCAAGGGCCAGTTCAGCGCCAACCTGCTGCCCTGGCTGCTGCTGCTCAACCCCACCGACCTGTACCGCCTGATCAACCTGCCCGGCTTCGGCTCCGAACTGGGCGGCGTCCTGACCCTGGGCCGGGACCTGGCCGTGCCGCCCGCCGCGCTATGGCTGGCGCTGTGCGCCTGGACCCTGGCCGCGCTGGCCCTGGCCTACGCGCTGTTCCGTCGGCGCCCGATCTGA
- the nosZ gene encoding TAT-dependent nitrous-oxide reductase: MTDKKQQHDETTGLSRRGFLGASAVTGAAALVTAGSMGAFTSREAWAEAAKSAKQNSIHIAPGELDEYYGFWSGGHQGEVRVLGVPSMRELMRIPVFNVDSATGWGLTNESKRVLGDSAHFQNGDCHHPHISMTDGKYDGKYLFINDKANSRVARIRLDIMKCDKITTIPNVQAIHGLRLQKVPHTKYVLCNAEFIIPHPNDGSSFDITGDNAFTMYNAVDAETMEVAWQVIVDGNLDNSDMDYTGRFAASTCYNSEKATDLAGMMRNERDWVVVFDIPAIEKEIKAKRFITLGDSKVPVVDGRKKDGKDSVVTRYIPVPKNPHGLNTSPDGKYFIANGKLSPTCTMIAIDKLPDLFAGKLKDPRDVVVGEPELGLGPLHTTFDGRGNAYTTLFIDSQLVKWNLEDARRAYKGEKVDYIRQKLDVHYQPGHNHASLTETSEADGKWVVVLSKFSKDRFLPTGPLHPENDQLIDISGDEMKLVHDGPTFAEPHDCILARRDQIKTRKIWDRNDPFFAETVAIAKRDGIDLMQDNKVIRDGKKVRVYMTSSAPAYGLTEFTVKQGDEVTVTITNLDEIEDVSHGFVMVNHGVSMEISPQQTSSITFTAGKPGLYWYYCSWFCHALHMEMVGRMMVEKA; encoded by the coding sequence ATGACTGACAAGAAACAGCAGCACGACGAGACCACCGGGCTCAGCCGGCGTGGATTCCTCGGCGCTTCCGCGGTGACCGGCGCAGCTGCGCTGGTGACCGCGGGTTCGATGGGAGCCTTCACCTCGCGCGAGGCCTGGGCCGAGGCGGCCAAGTCCGCCAAGCAGAACTCCATCCATATCGCCCCCGGCGAGCTGGACGAGTACTACGGCTTCTGGAGCGGCGGCCACCAGGGTGAAGTGCGGGTACTGGGCGTACCGTCGATGCGCGAACTGATGCGCATCCCGGTGTTCAACGTCGACTCGGCCACCGGCTGGGGCCTGACCAACGAGAGCAAGCGCGTCCTCGGCGACAGCGCGCATTTCCAGAACGGCGACTGTCACCACCCGCACATCTCGATGACCGACGGCAAGTACGACGGCAAGTACCTGTTCATCAACGACAAGGCCAACAGCCGCGTCGCGCGTATCCGCCTGGACATCATGAAGTGCGACAAGATCACCACCATCCCCAACGTGCAGGCCATCCACGGCCTGCGCCTGCAGAAGGTGCCGCACACCAAATACGTGCTCTGCAACGCCGAGTTCATCATCCCGCACCCCAACGACGGGTCGAGCTTCGACATCACCGGGGATAACGCCTTCACCATGTACAACGCGGTCGATGCCGAGACGATGGAAGTGGCCTGGCAGGTCATCGTCGACGGCAACCTCGACAACAGCGACATGGACTACACCGGCCGCTTCGCCGCCTCCACCTGCTACAACTCGGAGAAGGCCACCGACCTGGCCGGCATGATGCGCAACGAGCGCGACTGGGTGGTGGTGTTCGATATTCCCGCCATCGAGAAGGAGATCAAGGCCAAGCGCTTCATCACCCTGGGCGACAGCAAGGTGCCGGTGGTCGATGGCCGCAAGAAGGACGGCAAGGACAGCGTCGTCACCCGCTACATCCCGGTGCCGAAGAACCCCCACGGCCTCAACACCTCGCCGGACGGCAAGTACTTCATCGCCAACGGCAAGCTCTCCCCCACCTGCACCATGATCGCCATCGACAAGCTGCCCGACCTGTTCGCCGGCAAGCTCAAGGATCCGCGCGACGTGGTGGTCGGTGAGCCGGAACTGGGCCTGGGCCCGCTGCACACCACCTTCGACGGTCGCGGCAACGCCTACACCACGCTGTTCATCGACAGCCAGCTGGTCAAATGGAACCTGGAAGACGCCCGCCGCGCCTACAAGGGCGAGAAGGTCGACTACATCCGACAGAAGCTCGACGTGCACTACCAACCGGGCCACAACCACGCGTCGCTGACCGAAACCAGCGAGGCGGACGGCAAGTGGGTCGTCGTGCTGAGCAAGTTCTCCAAGGACCGCTTCCTGCCCACCGGCCCGCTGCACCCGGAGAACGACCAGCTGATCGACATCTCCGGCGACGAGATGAAGCTGGTGCACGACGGCCCCACCTTCGCCGAGCCGCATGACTGCATCCTGGCCCGCCGCGACCAGATCAAGACCCGCAAGATCTGGGACCGCAACGATCCGTTCTTCGCCGAGACCGTGGCGATCGCCAAGCGCGACGGCATCGACCTGATGCAGGACAACAAGGTCATCCGCGACGGCAAGAAGGTGCGCGTCTACATGACCTCGTCCGCCCCCGCCTACGGCCTCACCGAGTTCACCGTGAAACAGGGCGACGAAGTCACCGTCACCATCACCAACCTGGACGAGATCGAGGACGTCAGCCACGGCTTCGTCATGGTCAACCACGGCGTGAGCATGGAGATCAGCCCGCAGCAGACCTCCTCCATCACCTTCACCGCCGGCAAGCCCGGCCTGTACTGGTACTACTGCAGCTGGTTCTGCCATGCGCTGCACATGGAAATGGTCGGCCGCATGATGGTGGAAAAGGCCTGA
- a CDS encoding ABC transporter ATP-binding protein, giving the protein MKPVEIHDATLDYGGFTALHGLDLQLNAGEVLGLLGHNGAGKTTTIKLILGLLQPTRGSVRVFGQAPDDPAVRRRTGFLPENVTFYPQLTGRETLHHFARLKGVRSAEADELLEQVGLSHAVGRRVKTYSKGMRQRLGLAQAMLGQPQLLLLDEPTVGLDPIATIELYQWLDRLRAQGTGIILCSHVLPGVESHIDRAAILAKGRLQTVGSLAELRRDAGLPVRIRFSGTPGDDGSRRWQAAGHAIEALDNRRLELRVGEERQHEVLSRLLEERVSDLEVLPPSLEDLYRHHMENTGQAVGAQP; this is encoded by the coding sequence ATGAAGCCCGTCGAAATCCATGACGCGACCCTCGACTACGGCGGCTTCACCGCCCTGCACGGGCTCGACCTGCAACTGAACGCCGGCGAAGTGCTCGGCCTGCTCGGACACAACGGTGCCGGCAAGACCACCACGATCAAGCTGATCCTCGGCCTGCTCCAGCCGACCCGCGGCTCGGTGCGGGTCTTCGGCCAGGCGCCGGACGACCCGGCGGTGCGTCGAAGAACCGGCTTCCTGCCGGAAAACGTAACCTTCTACCCTCAACTCACCGGCCGCGAGACCCTGCACCACTTCGCCCGGCTCAAGGGTGTACGGTCCGCCGAGGCGGACGAGCTGCTGGAGCAGGTGGGCCTGAGCCACGCCGTCGGGCGCCGGGTGAAGACCTACTCCAAAGGCATGCGTCAGCGCCTTGGCCTGGCCCAGGCGATGCTCGGCCAGCCGCAACTGCTGCTGCTCGACGAGCCCACCGTCGGCCTCGACCCCATCGCCACGATCGAGCTGTATCAGTGGCTGGACCGCCTGCGGGCGCAGGGCACCGGGATCATCCTCTGCTCCCACGTGCTGCCCGGCGTGGAATCGCACATCGACCGCGCCGCGATCCTCGCCAAGGGCCGGCTGCAAACGGTCGGCAGCCTGGCCGAACTGCGCCGGGACGCCGGGCTGCCGGTGCGCATCCGCTTCAGCGGCACACCCGGTGACGACGGCTCGCGGCGCTGGCAGGCCGCCGGCCATGCGATCGAGGCCCTGGATAACCGGCGCCTCGAACTGCGCGTGGGCGAAGAACGGCAGCATGAGGTGCTCAGCAGGCTGCTCGAAGAGCGGGTCAGCGACCTCGAAGTGCTGCCGCCGTCGCTGGAAGACCTTTACCGCCACCACATGGAAAACACCGGCCAAGCCGTGGGAGCCCAACCATGA
- a CDS encoding nitrous oxide reductase accessory protein NosL, with product MLLSRPLRLGLAAGLFAVLLGGCDDAAQQTANLAPVPFQNGDECHVCGMIISDFAGPKGEAVAPGSVHKFCSTAELLGWWLQPENQHGGARLYVHDMARSDWNHPDDRHLIDATTAFYVVGVKRPGAMGATLASFAERADAERMANAEGGRVLRFDEIDQSVLQGTSGDHPHH from the coding sequence ATGCTGTTGTCCCGCCCCCTTCGCCTCGGCCTTGCCGCCGGGCTTTTCGCCGTGCTGCTCGGCGGCTGCGACGATGCCGCCCAGCAGACCGCCAACCTCGCCCCGGTGCCCTTCCAGAACGGCGACGAATGCCATGTCTGCGGCATGATCATCAGCGACTTCGCCGGTCCGAAGGGCGAGGCCGTGGCCCCAGGCTCGGTGCACAAGTTCTGCTCCACCGCCGAACTGCTGGGCTGGTGGCTGCAACCGGAAAACCAGCACGGCGGCGCGCGCCTGTACGTGCACGACATGGCCCGCAGCGACTGGAACCATCCCGACGACCGGCACCTGATCGACGCCACTACGGCCTTCTACGTGGTCGGGGTGAAACGCCCCGGCGCCATGGGCGCCACCCTCGCCTCCTTCGCCGAACGCGCGGACGCCGAGCGCATGGCCAATGCCGAGGGCGGACGGGTACTGCGCTTCGACGAGATCGACCAGAGCGTCCTGCAAGGCACGTCCGGCGACCACCCGCATCATTGA
- a CDS encoding nitrous oxide reductase family maturation protein NosD, whose amino-acid sequence MLPTRPSLALLLWPLLFFAAGAQAQPQSIEQLPLQADGDIRTLPAGNYTGNFTIDQPLHLRCAPGALIDGQGQGSTLHVRVPGVTIEGCTLRNWGHNLTDMDAAIFVDKIATGTIVRGNDLQGIGFGIWLDATQDVQILDNRIQGDPSVRSQDRGNGIHLYAVKNALVRGNQVHQTRDGVYIDTSNDSAIEDNRFEDLRYGVHYMFTNNSRVIGNLTRHTRTGYALMQSHHLTVVGNRSVDDQNYGILMNYITYSTLTDNRVESVRSGDGGGDAMIAGAEGKALFIYNSLFNRIENNRFESSALGIHLTAGSEDNRISGNAFIGNRQQVKYVANRQQEWSADGHGNYWSDYLGWDRNADGVGDVAYEPNDKVDQLLWMYPQVQLLMTSPAIELLRWVQRAFPVTRPPGVRDSFPLMRAPNQEPQP is encoded by the coding sequence ATGTTACCCACGAGGCCAAGCCTAGCCCTGTTGCTGTGGCCGCTACTGTTTTTCGCGGCGGGCGCCCAGGCGCAGCCGCAATCCATCGAGCAGTTACCACTGCAGGCCGACGGGGATATCCGCACCCTGCCGGCCGGCAACTACACCGGCAACTTCACCATCGACCAGCCGCTGCACCTGCGCTGCGCGCCTGGCGCACTGATCGACGGCCAGGGCCAGGGCAGCACGCTGCATGTCCGGGTACCCGGCGTCACCATCGAAGGCTGCACCCTGCGCAACTGGGGGCATAACCTGACGGACATGGACGCAGCGATCTTCGTCGACAAGATCGCCACCGGCACGATCGTCCGCGGCAATGACCTGCAGGGCATCGGCTTCGGTATCTGGCTCGACGCCACCCAGGACGTCCAGATCCTCGACAACCGCATCCAGGGCGACCCCAGCGTGCGCTCCCAGGACCGTGGCAACGGCATCCACCTCTACGCGGTGAAGAACGCCCTGGTGCGCGGCAACCAGGTGCACCAGACCCGCGATGGCGTGTACATCGACACCTCCAACGACAGCGCCATCGAAGACAACCGCTTCGAGGACCTGCGTTACGGGGTGCACTACATGTTCACCAACAACAGCCGCGTGATCGGCAACCTGACCCGGCATACGCGCACCGGCTACGCGCTGATGCAGAGCCACCACCTCACCGTGGTCGGCAACCGCTCGGTGGACGACCAGAACTACGGCATCCTGATGAACTACATCACCTACTCCACCCTCACCGACAACCGCGTGGAAAGCGTCCGCAGCGGCGATGGCGGCGGCGACGCGATGATCGCCGGGGCCGAGGGCAAGGCCCTGTTCATCTACAACTCGCTGTTCAACCGCATCGAGAACAACCGCTTCGAAAGCAGCGCCCTGGGCATTCACCTGACCGCCGGCTCCGAGGACAACCGCATCAGCGGCAACGCCTTCATCGGCAACCGCCAGCAGGTCAAGTACGTGGCCAACCGGCAGCAGGAATGGTCGGCCGACGGTCACGGCAACTACTGGAGCGACTACCTGGGCTGGGACCGCAACGCCGACGGCGTCGGCGACGTCGCCTACGAGCCCAACGACAAGGTCGACCAGTTGCTGTGGATGTACCCGCAGGTGCAACTGCTGATGACCAGCCCGGCCATCGAACTGCTGCGCTGGGTGCAGCGCGCCTTCCCGGTCACCCGCCCACCCGGCGTGCGTGACAGCTTCCCGCTGATGCGGGCGCCGAACCAGGAGCCACAGCCATGA